The following coding sequences lie in one Silene latifolia isolate original U9 population chromosome 5, ASM4854445v1, whole genome shotgun sequence genomic window:
- the LOC141656335 gene encoding uncharacterized protein LOC141656335 isoform X1 — MTKKKNRHFSTTHHHHHHPPHPPPQSHHYLHHLPPPPPPHHPLHHHHHHQPIHQAQPNYPPYETTLIQEVLYLHSLWHRGPPSGPTTRTNQYLKPTPTTHFKKNKHVSDKEWPVSEVVPDPHSGSEWPAFRKLNTPITRPATEEEKARVLGVRVQMRGVEACSCLFQKRNEDGEDEEDDEEEEDDGDDEEEIDLFENLFEEDGELREFYKKNCEGVGGGGEFCCLVCGGGNVGRKFKNCVALVQHSITVSKTKRRKAHRAYGRVVCKVLGWDVDRLPSLPVSVGDGVGVGGSESVGKSSEVMKGEVKNDADGGSVGVEMERNGASAEPSQTEMETIPDALETENVTSTGVGHTAVELTPGLGEVKNDADGGSADVEMERNAALAEPSQTETETIPDALETENVTSAGGGCTAAELTPGLSDVKSHGDQDSAVEMERDASLAKLNQTGMETTPDSLEKENVTSTDGGCIAKELAHDSRRNDPELDQEEVVNKNEEGCPVLESKPVECESAVAVDDDPFEQLPCLPGAFQIPE; from the exons atgacaaaaaagaagaaTAGACATTTCTCAACaacccaccaccaccatcaccacccacCTCACCCACCACCGCAATCTCACCACTACCTCCACCACCTCCCTCCTCCTCCACCACCTCACCACCCcttacaccaccaccaccaccaccagcccaTCCACCAAGCCCAACCCAATTACCCACCTTATGAAACAACCCTAATTCAAGAAGTCCTCTACCTCCACTCCCTCTGGCACCGGGGCCCACCTTCTGGTCCCACCACCAGAACTAACCAATACCTAAAACCCACCCCTACAACCCACTTCAAGAAAAACAAACACGTGTCAGACAAGGAGTGGCCAGTCTCTGAGGTGGTCCCGGATCCACATTCCGGGTCGGAATGGCCTGCATTCCGAAAATTGAATACTCCAATTACCCGGCCCGctacggaggaggagaaggccaggGTGTTGGGGGTTAGGGTTCAGATGAGGGGGGTGGAGGCTTGTTCTTGTTTGTTTCAGAAGCGAAACGAGGACGGTGAGGATGAGgaggatgatgaggaggaggaagatgatgGGGATGATGAGGAGGAAATTGATTTATTTGAGAATTTGTTTGAGGAAGATGGGGAATTGAGAGAGTTTTATAAGAAGAATTGTGAAGGTGTTGGTGGGGGAGGAgagttttgttgtttggtttgtgGAGGTGGGAATGTGGGGAGGAAGTTTAAGAATTGTGTAGCACTTGTGCAACATTCGATTACCGTGTCGAAAACTAAGAGGAGGAAGGCTCATAGGGCTTATGGGAGGGTTGTTTGTAAGGTTCTTGGGTGGGATGTTGATAGGCTTCCTTCTTTGCCGGTGTCGGTTGGGGATGGGGTTGGAGTTGGTGGTTCAGAGTCTGTGGGGAAGTCTAGTGAGGTGATGAAG GGTGAGGTCAAGAACGATGCTGATGGAGGTTCTGTTGGTGTTGAAATGGAGAGAAATGGTGCATCTGCTGAACCGAGCCAAACAGAGATGGAAACCATTCCTGATGCACTTGAGACGGAAAATGTTACAAGTACAGGTGTTGGACATACTGCAGTAGAATTAACTCCTGGTTTG GGTGAGGTCAAGAACGATGCTGATGGAGGTTCTGCCGATGTTGAAATGGAGAGGAATGCTGCACTTGCTGAACCGAGCCAAACAGAGACGGAAACTATTCCTGATGCACTTGAGACGGAAAATGTTACAAGTGCAGGTGGTGGATGTACTGCAGCAGAGTTAACTCCTGGTTTG AGTGATGTCAAGAGCCACGGTGATCAAGATTCTGCTGTTGAAATGGAGAGGGATGCTTCACTTGCCAAATTGAACCAGACTGGAATGGAAACAACTCCTGATTCTCTTGAGAAGGAAAATGTTACAAGTACAGATGGTGGATGTATCGCAAAAGAGTTAGCTCATGATTCG CGAAGAAATGATCCCGAGTTAGATCAGGAAGAGGTTGTAAATAAAAACGAGGAAGGATGCCCGGTACTTGAGAGCAAACCAGTTGAATGTGAG TCGGCAGTGGCGGTGGATGATGATCCCTTTGAGCAGTTGCCATGTCTCCCGGGAGCATTTCAGATACCGGAATAA
- the LOC141656335 gene encoding uncharacterized protein LOC141656335 isoform X2 — protein MTKKKNRHFSTTHHHHHHPPHPPPQSHHYLHHLPPPPPPHHPLHHHHHHQPIHQAQPNYPPYETTLIQEVLYLHSLWHRGPPSGPTTRTNQYLKPTPTTHFKKNKHVSDKEWPVSEVVPDPHSGSEWPAFRKLNTPITRPATEEEKARVLGVRVQMRGVEACSCLFQKRNEDGEDEEDDEEEEDDGDDEEEIDLFENLFEEDGELREFYKKNCEGVGGGGEFCCLVCGGGNVGRKFKNCVALVQHSITVSKTKRRKAHRAYGRVVCKVLGWDVDRLPSLPVSVGDGVGVGGSESVGKSSEVMKGEVKNDADGGSVGVEMERNGASAEPSQTEMETIPDALETENVTSTGVGHTAVELTPGLGEVKNDADGGSADVEMERNAALAEPSQTETETIPDALETENVTSAGGGCTAAELTPGLSDVKSHGDQDSAVEMERDASLAKLNQTGMETTPDSLEKENVTSTDGGCIAKELAHDSGRFWH, from the exons atgacaaaaaagaagaaTAGACATTTCTCAACaacccaccaccaccatcaccacccacCTCACCCACCACCGCAATCTCACCACTACCTCCACCACCTCCCTCCTCCTCCACCACCTCACCACCCcttacaccaccaccaccaccaccagcccaTCCACCAAGCCCAACCCAATTACCCACCTTATGAAACAACCCTAATTCAAGAAGTCCTCTACCTCCACTCCCTCTGGCACCGGGGCCCACCTTCTGGTCCCACCACCAGAACTAACCAATACCTAAAACCCACCCCTACAACCCACTTCAAGAAAAACAAACACGTGTCAGACAAGGAGTGGCCAGTCTCTGAGGTGGTCCCGGATCCACATTCCGGGTCGGAATGGCCTGCATTCCGAAAATTGAATACTCCAATTACCCGGCCCGctacggaggaggagaaggccaggGTGTTGGGGGTTAGGGTTCAGATGAGGGGGGTGGAGGCTTGTTCTTGTTTGTTTCAGAAGCGAAACGAGGACGGTGAGGATGAGgaggatgatgaggaggaggaagatgatgGGGATGATGAGGAGGAAATTGATTTATTTGAGAATTTGTTTGAGGAAGATGGGGAATTGAGAGAGTTTTATAAGAAGAATTGTGAAGGTGTTGGTGGGGGAGGAgagttttgttgtttggtttgtgGAGGTGGGAATGTGGGGAGGAAGTTTAAGAATTGTGTAGCACTTGTGCAACATTCGATTACCGTGTCGAAAACTAAGAGGAGGAAGGCTCATAGGGCTTATGGGAGGGTTGTTTGTAAGGTTCTTGGGTGGGATGTTGATAGGCTTCCTTCTTTGCCGGTGTCGGTTGGGGATGGGGTTGGAGTTGGTGGTTCAGAGTCTGTGGGGAAGTCTAGTGAGGTGATGAAG GGTGAGGTCAAGAACGATGCTGATGGAGGTTCTGTTGGTGTTGAAATGGAGAGAAATGGTGCATCTGCTGAACCGAGCCAAACAGAGATGGAAACCATTCCTGATGCACTTGAGACGGAAAATGTTACAAGTACAGGTGTTGGACATACTGCAGTAGAATTAACTCCTGGTTTG GGTGAGGTCAAGAACGATGCTGATGGAGGTTCTGCCGATGTTGAAATGGAGAGGAATGCTGCACTTGCTGAACCGAGCCAAACAGAGACGGAAACTATTCCTGATGCACTTGAGACGGAAAATGTTACAAGTGCAGGTGGTGGATGTACTGCAGCAGAGTTAACTCCTGGTTTG AGTGATGTCAAGAGCCACGGTGATCAAGATTCTGCTGTTGAAATGGAGAGGGATGCTTCACTTGCCAAATTGAACCAGACTGGAATGGAAACAACTCCTGATTCTCTTGAGAAGGAAAATGTTACAAGTACAGATGGTGGATGTATCGCAAAAGAGTTAGCTCATGATTCG GGAAGATTTTGGCACTAA